One Rhinolophus ferrumequinum isolate MPI-CBG mRhiFer1 chromosome 10, mRhiFer1_v1.p, whole genome shotgun sequence genomic window, CTTGTAGATGAAGAACCTAAGGCTCCCAAAAGTAAAATGACCTGTCCAAGTCATGCTGCTGGTTTGTGGTAGAGCCAGGAGGAGAATCTAGACCCCTGCCCCTTGGTGCTTTCTTTCCACCATCCTGGAGTTTGCAAACTTAGACAGCCTGTAGACCTGGGTTTGGGTATggggttctttgtttttattgtgcctcagtgttttgtaaaaaaatttattaaagttcctacatttaaaaattgagagatttcacataaaaatccaaattttaccttcccttgaaaattttaaagatctgCTAATACTGGGCCATATTTCCAAATGGAGACATTCATGTGGGGCCAAGCAGCTGTGCCCTCTCCACCCCCCGCCCAAAAGAGCGTTTCCTCTCTGATTCACCACAGACCCCATCTAACCCACAGCACTTATTTATATCATCTGCCTGGTCTTTGTAGGCATTTTCATTGGTGACCCCTGCACTATACTGTGCTATAAATAGTGCAAGAGGGTGAGGTTGCTGGTGGGAGTGAAAGGGCATTAACAGGACAAGCACTGGCTATTTTGGGGCCACTTCCTAGAATTTAGAAGAAAAGCACTTTCTAAGACTGCAACTGGAGAATGTAGTAGAAGATCTGTGGAGAAGGTTCCAGGATGCACTCAAGAATTACACTGATGCCACAGAGGACCGAAAGGTTGCCTTCGAGACTCTGAGGGTGAAGGATGAGAAGAGCGCCAAAGAGATTGAAGTgcagatgaaaaaaatacagagactCCAGGTTCGTGCAGCCAACCAGAAACACCCACGGCTTTAACCGCTCGGTTATCCCCTGTTCGTCTTCCCCCAGGTTCCACCGGGCCTCACAACGGGTTGGGATAAACTTTGATTTCAGTCTCCAGACAGTCCTTTTACCTGTCTCTCTTTAGACCCTCAGCTGGTcaactgtttcctcttctgtttctccaGGATTCCATAAGTATTGTAAAAGGCAAGATCATGGTGCACAGCCGTGAGAGTGAAGAGCAGAACCAGTACGTTCGTGATGACAAGGAGCTGATCCTTGTACAACTGCGGAAACTTAAGGCCCAAAGGACTCAGGTCCGGGAAATATCACAGGAGAACTTAGTCAAGCTCACTCTGGAAAGTAACGCCGCCATCAAAGCCCTGAGAAAGATTGTCGATAAGGTAACAGGGGCGGGGGTGGTCCAAACAAAACCAAGGGGCCGGGCTCCCTGTGAAGTGAAAGGGGCTTGAGAGTGGTAGAGGAGGCTTTCTCCTATTTTCTGCCTGAGTGGACacttggaatacatttttttattccatgTTCCCTCCCCTGTCACATTTTAAATTACACTGATAACGAAttttataaaaccataaaatacttggaatagtgcttggcacacagtaagcactctgTGGTAAGTGTATGTATTCCTCTTGTCTCCCACTTGGATGGGTACCTCCCTTGGTTCAAGCAGGGGAACCAGCTCTACTATACCCCCTCCCCAATCCCTTTCCTGATAAAAGGTCTCTTCCTCTTTCCAATAGGGTGAAAAGATCCTTAAACTTGCAGAAATATGTAGGAAATttgaaacagaggaagaaaaagtccTGCCTTTTTATGCACCAACATTGACTCCCGAGGAGCAGGAGGAGATAGAGGAAATTCAGCCAGAGGACCTCACTGAGGAGCTGGCAAAGGTAAAGTTCCCAGGGCCCAGAGGCTATGGCTCAGAGTTGGGGAGGACGGGGCACTGGGCTGTATTTGCTAATGGGCCCCACCACACACCTTCTCCCTTTAACTTAACTCCCAGGTGATAGCGGACTACAAAGGGATGGAGAATTTCTGGAAAAGGTACAACAAAGTGAAACTGGAGCAACTGAGCCTCCAACATAGACATGCCCAGTTGTTAGAAATCAACGGGAAGCTGCGGGAGATGCTCAAGCAGTACTTGGATGGCATCTCAGTGAGTGATGAGGTGCTGAGCCAGCTCAACCCACTGTTCATCGTCAACCATCGAAGCAACTTAACCCAGCCCTTGTCCACACCTGCAACCCAGCCAG contains:
- the CCDC65 gene encoding dynein regulatory complex subunit 2, with product MSKKGKKAPRNLSDEEQLLLFQQKMLAEEEMIKKKERLLSQFLKDKLAKEEHNSALNLNKINTQWRTVLREVKTRALRKDIEILSQTFERVVDCKDSVIKSLAKDLSEAEEQYAQALRSHLHSVDQLLALQRCRLNLLEESYNMELETLTKEFETERKTIIDQHEKEIRYLQDVFMAMEQNYIDSEYEGKLEFQSMWDDLKNKNLEEKHFLRLQLENVVEDLWRRFQDALKNYTDATEDRKVAFETLRVKDEKSAKEIEVQMKKIQRLQDSISIVKGKIMVHSRESEEQNQYVRDDKELILVQLRKLKAQRTQVREISQENLVKLTLESNAAIKALRKIVDKGEKILKLAEICRKFETEEEKVLPFYAPTLTPEEQEEIEEIQPEDLTEELAKVIADYKGMENFWKRYNKVKLEQLSLQHRHAQLLEINGKLREMLKQYLDGISVSDEVLSQLNPLFIVNHRSNLTQPLSTPATQPGDKKPPPTYNIIEAAHVISHIL